One part of the Oceanihabitans sp. IOP_32 genome encodes these proteins:
- the msrB gene encoding peptide-methionine (R)-S-oxide reductase MsrB: MLTWKDIINFTVNGNPSPDKRVEKSDAEWESALTPEQFRITRLKGTERPHTGALCSTHDAGKYNCVCCNAPLFDSTIKFSSSSGWPSFTQPIKENAIKYEKDTTLGMVRVEVMCNTCDAHLGHVFPDGPEPSGLRYCINSESMKLIKENAIND, from the coding sequence ATGTTAACATGGAAAGATATTATTAATTTTACGGTAAACGGAAACCCCAGCCCAGACAAACGTGTCGAGAAATCTGATGCAGAATGGGAGTCGGCATTAACCCCAGAACAATTCAGAATTACACGATTAAAAGGCACAGAGCGACCGCATACTGGAGCACTTTGTAGCACACACGATGCAGGCAAATACAATTGCGTGTGCTGTAACGCGCCCTTATTCGATTCTACCATTAAGTTTAGTTCGAGTTCTGGCTGGCCAAGTTTTACACAGCCCATCAAAGAAAACGCTATTAAATACGAAAAAGACACGACACTTGGTATGGTACGCGTAGAGGTTATGTGTAATACCTGCGATGCCCACTTAGGACATGTTTTTCCAGACGGTCCAGAACCAAGTGGTTTACGTTACTGTATAAATTCTGAATCGATGAAACTCATAAAAGAAAATGCCATTAATGACTAA
- a CDS encoding DUF2254 domain-containing protein, giving the protein MRYYLNIFLNYIIKLESKIAFYPTIMGLGGVVFAFLMYYIEGLGISSYLTKNTPLLVVKDTETARNVLTTVIAGLISIMVFSFSLVMILLNQASSNFSPRVLPGLISNRRHQIILGIYLSSILYSIFTLIVIQSAGKAYQLPGFSVLLAIVFMTVCLGAFIYFIHSISQAIQVNNIIDKIFSKAINRLENLIEKEENYEIGFPDTSNWQVLKSTKSGYFQNLSLNNLIDLTKQNECRFEITPIKGSYVIKGTPIIKYDKDLDEESRSQIQASFFFSKSELIEDNYALAFKQITEIAIKAMSPGINDPGTAINAIDYLTDLFLLRMNKKDTSYYLNEGQPVINIKTLSFSELLYNVMAALRTYCKHDITMVIKLFIMLRHLLHSDEKYIDSYRDSIIHEINNLHEDAIKNISNKTDLNRIELLYNDLINT; this is encoded by the coding sequence ATGAGATATTACCTCAACATTTTTTTAAACTACATTATAAAACTAGAAAGCAAAATCGCATTCTACCCAACCATAATGGGGCTTGGTGGAGTAGTTTTTGCTTTTTTAATGTATTATATTGAAGGTCTTGGCATCTCTTCTTATTTAACCAAAAACACCCCTCTACTCGTTGTAAAAGACACCGAGACGGCAAGAAACGTATTAACTACTGTTATTGCCGGCCTCATATCGATCATGGTATTTAGCTTTTCTCTGGTGATGATTTTACTAAATCAGGCCTCTAGCAATTTTTCGCCTCGAGTGCTTCCCGGTTTAATTTCTAACAGAAGGCACCAAATTATACTGGGTATTTATTTGTCCTCGATTTTATACAGCATTTTCACACTTATAGTCATACAATCTGCCGGAAAAGCGTATCAGCTTCCTGGTTTTTCGGTATTACTGGCCATTGTTTTTATGACGGTTTGTTTAGGTGCTTTTATTTACTTTATTCATTCCATTTCTCAAGCCATTCAAGTAAATAATATTATAGATAAAATATTTTCAAAAGCCATAAACCGCTTAGAAAATCTTATTGAAAAGGAAGAAAATTATGAGATTGGTTTTCCAGACACTTCAAACTGGCAAGTTTTAAAATCTACAAAATCAGGTTATTTTCAAAATCTGAGTTTAAATAACTTAATCGATTTAACCAAACAAAATGAGTGTAGGTTTGAAATTACACCAATAAAAGGAAGTTATGTTATAAAAGGAACCCCAATTATAAAATACGACAAAGATTTAGATGAAGAATCAAGGTCGCAAATACAAGCCTCATTCTTCTTTTCAAAAAGCGAATTGATCGAAGATAATTACGCACTTGCATTTAAACAAATAACCGAAATTGCTATAAAAGCCATGTCGCCAGGAATTAACGACCCAGGAACCGCCATTAATGCGATTGATTATTTAACCGATTTATTCTTACTTAGAATGAACAAAAAAGATACGAGCTATTATTTAAACGAAGGCCAGCCCGTAATTAACATTAAAACCCTTAGTTTTTCAGAATTACTCTATAACGTAATGGCAGCCTTACGCACCTATTGTAAACACGATATTACTATGGTAATCAAACTATTTATAATGCTTCGGCATTTACTACATAGCGATGAGAAGTATATCGATTCTTACAGAGACTCCATAATACACGAAATTAACAACCTTCATGAAGATGCTATAAAAAACATCTCAAACAAAACAGATTTAAATCGTATAGAATTGCTGTACAATGATTTAATTAATACATAA
- the msrA gene encoding peptide-methionine (S)-S-oxide reductase MsrA produces the protein MTNKNLQIATLGGGCFWCTEAVFQELKGVEKVVSGYAGGSVPGRPTYREICSGLTGHAEVVQITFDANTISYKELLFVFMTTHNPTTLNRQGADVGTQYRSVIFYHNKAQKEIAESVIKDVSASYEDPIVTEISPLEVFYEAEKEHQNYYRNNKKQGYCSFVITPKLAKLRALHANKLK, from the coding sequence ATGACTAATAAAAATTTACAAATAGCCACACTTGGAGGTGGCTGCTTTTGGTGTACAGAGGCCGTTTTTCAAGAACTAAAAGGTGTAGAAAAAGTGGTGTCTGGTTACGCTGGAGGAAGCGTTCCAGGGCGACCAACATACCGCGAAATATGTTCGGGTTTAACAGGACATGCCGAGGTGGTGCAAATAACCTTCGATGCCAATACCATATCTTACAAAGAGCTTTTATTTGTTTTTATGACCACACACAATCCCACTACGCTCAATAGGCAAGGCGCAGATGTTGGTACACAATATCGCTCGGTTATTTTTTATCACAACAAAGCTCAAAAAGAAATTGCAGAAAGCGTTATTAAAGACGTTTCGGCATCTTACGAAGATCCAATTGTTACCGAGATATCTCCGTTAGAGGTGTTTTATGAAGCCGAAAAAGAACATCAAAATTACTATAGGAATAACAAAAAACAAGGATATTGCAGTTTTGTAATTACACCCAAATTAGCAAAACTTAGAGCGTTGCATGCTAATAAATTGAAGTAA
- a CDS encoding NAD(P)/FAD-dependent oxidoreductase → MNTYNIIIIGGGAAGFFAAINIAEQNPNLKIAILERGKEGLQKVKISGGGRCNVTHAEFTPSELVQNYPRGEKELLGPFHQFMTGDTVEWFENRGVALKTEEDGRMFPVSNTSQSIIDCFLNEAEKHQINVLYNHSVQSIKNKNNNWQLASNQGEFYAEKLLIATGSNPKIWKLLEDLNHTVVQPVPSLFTFNINDKRIKNIPGVVAKDIEVKVVDSNLESSGPLLITHVGMSAPSILKLSAFGALELAKRHYKFSIEINFIKQSFEEALDHLKTLKQELNKKTIFKFSPFDLPKRLWQQLVLASGITEATTWADLNKNQLESLASQLTKAVFNVDGKSTFKEEFVTAGGIDLKEINFKTFESKLHKNLYFAGEILNIDAITGGFNFQNAWTGAYIAAKSMSK, encoded by the coding sequence ATGAACACATACAACATTATAATTATAGGCGGTGGTGCAGCAGGTTTTTTTGCGGCGATTAATATTGCTGAACAAAACCCGAACTTAAAAATAGCCATTCTTGAACGCGGAAAAGAAGGTTTACAAAAGGTGAAAATTTCTGGTGGTGGGCGGTGTAACGTGACACACGCCGAGTTTACCCCATCTGAATTAGTGCAAAATTACCCAAGAGGCGAGAAAGAGTTGCTTGGGCCTTTCCATCAATTTATGACAGGAGATACTGTAGAGTGGTTTGAAAATCGCGGTGTAGCCTTAAAAACCGAAGAAGATGGTAGAATGTTTCCTGTTTCCAACACGTCGCAATCCATTATAGACTGTTTTTTGAATGAAGCTGAAAAGCATCAGATTAATGTTTTATATAATCATTCGGTTCAATCTATTAAAAATAAGAATAATAACTGGCAATTAGCCAGCAATCAGGGTGAGTTTTATGCCGAAAAACTATTAATAGCCACAGGTAGTAATCCTAAAATCTGGAAACTTTTAGAAGACTTAAACCATACCGTTGTTCAACCCGTACCCTCATTATTCACATTTAATATTAACGATAAACGCATAAAAAACATCCCTGGTGTGGTTGCGAAAGATATTGAAGTAAAAGTGGTAGATTCTAATTTAGAATCTAGCGGCCCTTTACTTATAACACATGTTGGCATGAGTGCGCCTTCCATTTTAAAACTTTCTGCTTTTGGTGCTTTAGAATTGGCTAAACGCCATTATAAATTTTCAATAGAAATAAACTTTATCAAACAATCTTTTGAAGAAGCTCTAGACCACTTAAAAACATTAAAACAAGAACTCAATAAAAAAACCATATTTAAGTTCTCACCATTCGATTTACCAAAACGTTTATGGCAACAATTGGTTTTAGCATCTGGTATTACCGAGGCGACAACTTGGGCCGATTTAAATAAAAACCAATTGGAAAGTCTAGCCTCTCAGTTAACAAAAGCCGTTTTTAACGTGGATGGGAAGAGTACTTTTAAAGAAGAATTTGTAACTGCAGGTGGTATTGATTTAAAAGAGATAAATTTTAAAACCTTTGAGAGTAAGCTGCATAAAAACCTCTATTTTGCAGGTGAAATTTTAAATATTGATGCCATTACAGGTGGTTTTAATTTTCAGAATGCGTGGACAGGAGCGTATATTGCCGCGAAATCTATGTCTAAATAA
- a CDS encoding DUF3365 domain-containing protein encodes MKKTILLLLVLSLVFSCKDSKKTNYVSVEKPENGQEHPGKKLMEINCYVCHSPTASQEDRIGPPMIGIKRHYITDNTTKSEFIEAMQAWIKNPNNKDAKMRGAVLRFGVMPKAPYPEETIRQIADYMFDYEIEQPDWFEDHFHDENGNHNGQRGQGKRQRKRQGKGVHKNEVQANFEHLPYGERGLKYALTTKAVLGKNLMGTIQKKGITEALSFCHEQAYPLTDSMATVHNATIKRVSDKPRNPNNQANTEELKHIKTFKNSIANKQEPSPIVKEQANKVQVFYPITTNNMCLNCHGKPNETMESSIVSKIKVLYPKDKAIHYGVNEVRGIWSITFDK; translated from the coding sequence ATGAAAAAAACGATCTTATTATTGCTAGTCTTATCATTGGTTTTTAGCTGTAAAGACTCAAAAAAAACAAATTATGTTTCTGTAGAAAAGCCTGAGAACGGTCAAGAACATCCAGGAAAAAAGTTAATGGAAATTAATTGTTATGTGTGCCACAGCCCTACAGCTAGCCAAGAAGATCGAATAGGACCACCAATGATAGGCATAAAAAGACATTACATTACTGATAATACTACAAAAAGTGAATTTATTGAAGCCATGCAAGCTTGGATTAAAAACCCAAATAATAAAGATGCTAAAATGCGCGGAGCCGTTTTGCGCTTTGGAGTGATGCCTAAAGCCCCTTATCCCGAAGAAACCATAAGACAAATAGCAGATTATATGTTTGATTATGAGATTGAGCAACCCGACTGGTTTGAAGATCATTTTCACGATGAGAACGGAAATCATAACGGGCAACGTGGTCAAGGTAAAAGACAACGCAAACGACAAGGAAAAGGAGTTCATAAAAATGAAGTGCAAGCCAACTTTGAACATTTACCGTATGGCGAACGTGGGTTAAAATACGCTTTAACCACCAAAGCCGTGTTAGGCAAAAACCTTATGGGAACCATTCAGAAAAAAGGAATCACAGAGGCTTTATCGTTTTGTCATGAACAAGCTTATCCGCTAACAGATAGCATGGCTACAGTGCACAATGCCACCATTAAGCGTGTCTCAGACAAGCCAAGAAACCCTAACAATCAAGCCAACACCGAAGAATTAAAACACATTAAAACATTTAAAAATAGTATTGCAAATAAACAGGAACCAAGTCCCATTGTAAAGGAGCAAGCTAATAAAGTACAAGTGTTTTATCCCATAACTACAAATAACATGTGCTTAAATTGCCACGGAAAACCCAATGAAACTATGGAAAGTTCTATAGTTTCTAAAATAAAAGTCCTGTATCCAAAAGATAAAGCTATTCACTACGGTGTTAATGAGGTAAGAGGTATTTGGAGCATTACTTTTGATAAATAA
- the mvaD gene encoding diphosphomevalonate decarboxylase, whose translation MIQKQFIPNTYKNTIEKGSYTWSSPSNIALVKYWGKKEHQIPENPSISFTLDNCKTITTLSFVKKNTDNFSFDIFLDGEKKDDFKPKIETFFKRIENYLPFLKAYHFTIETSNTFPHSSGIASSASGMSALALCLMSIEKALNPDMSEAHFIKKASFLARLGSGSACRSLEGDLVVWGKHKQIDGSSDLFGIKYPFHVHENFKNYNDAILLVDKGEKQVSSTLGHNLMHNHPFAQERFKQAHDNLSNLIKILKTGDLKNFIDLVESEALTLHAMMMTSMPYFILMKPNTLEIINKIWSYRQDTGIPVCFTLDAGANVHVLYPEKHTEKVNQFIKNELVVYCQNGHYICDKIGFGAKQL comes from the coding sequence ATGATACAAAAACAATTTATTCCGAATACTTACAAGAACACCATTGAAAAAGGCTCTTATACTTGGTCGTCGCCAAGCAATATTGCCTTAGTAAAATATTGGGGAAAAAAAGAACATCAAATTCCAGAGAATCCTTCAATTAGTTTTACGCTAGATAATTGCAAAACCATAACAACGCTTAGTTTTGTCAAAAAAAATACTGATAATTTTTCGTTTGATATCTTTTTAGACGGTGAAAAAAAAGACGATTTTAAACCTAAAATCGAAACCTTTTTTAAACGTATCGAAAATTATTTACCGTTCTTAAAAGCCTATCATTTCACAATTGAAACTTCAAATACATTTCCGCACAGCTCTGGCATAGCCTCTTCTGCCTCAGGCATGAGCGCATTGGCTTTGTGTTTAATGAGTATTGAAAAGGCCTTAAATCCAGATATGAGCGAAGCCCATTTCATTAAAAAGGCCTCGTTTCTTGCTCGTCTAGGCTCTGGAAGTGCTTGCCGAAGTCTCGAAGGCGATTTGGTCGTATGGGGGAAACATAAGCAAATTGATGGAAGTTCAGATTTATTCGGGATAAAATATCCTTTTCATGTGCACGAAAATTTTAAAAATTATAACGATGCCATTTTACTCGTAGATAAAGGCGAAAAGCAAGTTAGTAGTACCCTTGGTCATAATTTAATGCACAACCATCCCTTTGCTCAAGAGCGCTTTAAACAAGCTCACGATAATCTTTCAAACCTTATTAAAATATTAAAAACTGGAGATCTAAAAAACTTTATTGACCTAGTTGAAAGTGAGGCTTTAACATTGCATGCTATGATGATGACCAGTATGCCCTATTTTATTTTAATGAAGCCAAACACCTTAGAAATAATTAATAAAATTTGGAGTTACAGGCAAGACACGGGCATTCCCGTTTGTTTTACTTTAGATGCTGGCGCTAATGTTCATGTTCTATATCCTGAAAAGCACACCGAAAAAGTTAATCAATTCATTAAAAACGAATTAGTTGTGTATTGCCAAAATGGGCATTATATTTGCGATAAAATTGGTTTTGGCGCAAAACAATTGTAA
- a CDS encoding efflux transporter outer membrane subunit: MKKTVITFSLVIFTLLTLQSCLVAKDYEQAELSELRIDDSKFRTDNIQQDSLSLADVSWKNLFTDPNLTQLIELGLEKNIDIRVALQQIIAAEAYFKQGKAGYYPTLSANATYTHQELSKNSRFGSAFGSALDQYELTGALSWEADVWGKIRSNKRAYNAKYLQTIAAHKAVKTRLIANIASVYYQLVAVDEQIKITKQTISTRVTGLETTKALKKAGNVTEVGVKQTEAQLYTAQAILIDLKQQSHILENTLSILLGSMPQEIKRSTLEKQNISTNLVLGTPAQLLSNRPDVVAAELNLRHAFELTNVARSNFYPALTLTANGGFQSLELDDLFNTNSIFANIIGGLTQPIFNGRKIKTQYKVSQAQQEQARLNFIQSLLVASKEVSDAMFAFKSASEKIKIKQKEFEAYNLATEYSEELLDNGLANYLEVLRAEENALNSSLDLVNAKNNQLQSVVDLYQALGGGWK, from the coding sequence ATGAAAAAAACAGTTATAACATTCAGTTTAGTCATCTTTACCTTGCTCACGCTTCAATCGTGCTTAGTTGCAAAAGATTACGAGCAAGCAGAATTATCAGAACTCCGTATAGACGATTCTAAATTTAGAACCGACAATATTCAGCAAGACAGTTTAAGCCTTGCAGACGTTTCTTGGAAAAACCTATTTACAGACCCGAATCTCACTCAACTTATTGAGTTAGGCTTAGAGAAGAATATAGATATCCGCGTTGCTTTACAACAAATTATTGCGGCCGAGGCTTATTTTAAACAAGGAAAAGCAGGATATTATCCAACACTTTCTGCCAACGCAACATACACCCATCAAGAATTGTCTAAAAACAGTAGGTTTGGCTCTGCATTTGGTAGTGCGCTAGACCAATATGAATTAACGGGAGCTCTATCTTGGGAAGCCGATGTATGGGGAAAAATAAGAAGTAACAAACGTGCGTATAACGCCAAATATCTACAAACTATTGCCGCTCATAAAGCCGTAAAAACACGTTTAATCGCCAATATCGCTTCCGTATATTATCAATTAGTTGCTGTAGATGAACAAATTAAAATCACAAAACAAACCATTAGCACAAGAGTAACGGGTCTAGAAACTACCAAGGCCTTAAAAAAAGCAGGGAACGTTACCGAAGTTGGCGTAAAACAAACCGAAGCACAACTTTATACTGCACAAGCCATTTTGATCGATCTAAAACAGCAATCGCATATTTTGGAAAACACCTTATCCATCCTTTTAGGAAGTATGCCACAAGAGATAAAACGATCGACTTTAGAAAAGCAAAATATCTCAACCAATTTAGTACTAGGCACACCAGCACAACTATTAAGCAACAGACCAGATGTCGTTGCAGCCGAGCTTAATTTACGACATGCTTTTGAATTAACTAATGTAGCAAGGAGCAACTTTTATCCGGCTTTAACCTTAACTGCAAATGGTGGTTTTCAAAGTTTAGAGCTAGATGATTTATTTAACACCAATTCTATATTCGCAAATATTATCGGTGGTCTTACCCAGCCTATTTTTAACGGTCGTAAAATAAAAACACAATACAAGGTGTCTCAGGCACAACAAGAACAAGCGCGTTTAAATTTTATACAATCGTTATTGGTTGCTTCTAAAGAAGTATCCGACGCTATGTTTGCCTTTAAATCAGCTTCAGAAAAAATAAAAATTAAGCAAAAGGAATTTGAGGCTTATAATCTGGCGACCGAATATTCTGAAGAGCTATTAGATAATGGTTTAGCAAATTACTTGGAAGTATTACGAGCCGAAGAAAACGCTCTCAATTCAAGTTTAGATCTAGTAAATGCTAAAAACAACCAATTACAATCTGTTGTCGATTTATATCAAGCCCTTGGAGGCGGTTGGAAATAA
- a CDS encoding efflux RND transporter permease subunit: MLKTFITRPVLSTVISIIIVILGLLGLKALPVTQYPDIAPPTIQVSATYPGATAETVLESVIIPIEEQINGVEGMTYIKSTATNNGTANITVFFDQDVNPDIAAVNVQNSVARATPLLPQAVRQTGVLTQKQQTSALMFISFFSTNPAYNDTYIQNYLNINVVPAFQRVNGVGNVNVFGAKTYAMRVWIKPEKLAAYGLAPADISAAINEQSQEVGAGTLGENNAEAFSYVITYQGRYNNQEQYENIILKSLGNGEFLRLKDVADIELDAQSYAASANTNGNPSVAVGVFQTKGSNAQAIIDEVKLELETLSKDFPEGVEYLIPYDTNEFLNASVDKVTRTLIEAFILVFIVVFIFLQDFRSTLIPAIAVPVSIIGTFFFLNLFGYSINLLTLFALLLAIGIVVDDAIVVVEAVHAKIDDGAKNIEKATITTMNEISGAIVSITLVMVAVFVPVTFITGPTGVFYEQFGVTLIVAIIISAVNALTLSPALCVLFLKPHANEEDLEGQSGKKKTLLQRFYIAFNRGFNAMTNKYGNSLAFLYKHKWINVLILIAAAVGIWYASSTTPTGFVPDEDRGLIFANVELPPGASIDRTAEVNRVLRQKIKQIEGIEAVTLINGRSLISGAGNNYGLGFIKLKNWSERTTEATSSKAIIGKLFGMATTIPEANIIFFSPPSIPGFGNSAGIELNLLDRSGGDFNDLDRVNREFITKLNQRPEFQYANSSFSTQYPQYKLDINVPLAKEYGVNINSIFNTMQGYIGSIYAADFSRFGKQYRVYIQAKPADRANKQDLNNLYVKTGSGDMAPITQFVSLKRDFGPQSVTRFNLFNSTSITGALNAGFSTGDGIAAVEEVAASLPNNFSVAYSGLTREELAAGDQTTMILLLVIVFVYFLLAAQYESYLIPFAVLFSLPVGIFGAFIITKLAGLENNIYFQIALIMLIGLLAKNAILIVEFAMQRRRQGESIFDAGVHGAKARLRPILMTSLAFIFGLTPLVIATGVGSEGNRAIGTGAVGGLLVGTVVGVFVIPILYMLFQWLHEKISSKPIVKIEEA; the protein is encoded by the coding sequence ATGTTAAAAACATTTATAACCAGGCCTGTGCTTTCTACAGTAATCTCAATAATTATAGTCATATTGGGTTTATTAGGTTTAAAGGCACTACCGGTAACACAATATCCCGACATTGCACCCCCAACCATTCAAGTTTCGGCTACCTATCCAGGAGCCACCGCAGAAACTGTTTTAGAAAGTGTAATAATTCCTATTGAAGAGCAAATTAATGGTGTAGAGGGAATGACCTACATTAAGTCTACAGCAACTAACAATGGTACAGCCAATATTACCGTGTTTTTTGATCAAGACGTAAATCCAGATATCGCAGCTGTAAACGTTCAAAATAGTGTAGCTCGTGCTACTCCTCTTTTACCGCAAGCAGTTAGGCAAACGGGCGTACTCACCCAAAAACAGCAAACGAGTGCTTTAATGTTTATAAGTTTTTTTAGCACAAATCCAGCGTATAATGACACCTACATTCAAAATTATTTAAACATCAATGTTGTTCCTGCATTTCAGCGTGTAAATGGTGTTGGTAACGTGAACGTTTTTGGTGCTAAAACCTATGCCATGCGCGTTTGGATAAAACCTGAAAAACTAGCTGCTTATGGGTTAGCACCCGCAGACATTAGCGCAGCAATAAACGAGCAAAGTCAGGAAGTTGGCGCTGGTACCTTAGGTGAAAATAATGCCGAAGCCTTCTCTTATGTCATAACCTATCAGGGGCGTTATAACAACCAAGAACAATACGAAAACATCATCCTCAAGTCTTTGGGTAATGGCGAATTTTTAAGATTAAAAGATGTTGCAGATATCGAGCTCGATGCACAGTCTTACGCAGCGAGTGCCAACACCAACGGAAATCCCAGTGTTGCGGTAGGTGTTTTTCAAACAAAAGGCTCTAACGCTCAAGCTATTATTGATGAAGTTAAATTAGAACTCGAAACACTATCAAAAGACTTCCCTGAGGGTGTGGAGTACCTTATTCCGTACGATACAAACGAATTTTTAAATGCCTCGGTAGATAAAGTTACAAGAACATTAATTGAAGCTTTTATACTTGTTTTTATTGTGGTTTTTATCTTTTTACAAGACTTTAGATCTACTTTAATTCCAGCCATAGCTGTTCCTGTATCCATTATTGGTACGTTTTTCTTCTTGAATCTATTTGGATACTCCATTAACTTACTAACCCTATTTGCCCTTCTGCTAGCCATTGGTATTGTGGTAGATGATGCTATTGTTGTAGTTGAAGCTGTACATGCTAAAATTGACGACGGTGCAAAGAACATAGAAAAAGCAACGATAACAACTATGAATGAAATCTCCGGAGCTATTGTATCGATTACTTTAGTTATGGTTGCCGTTTTTGTGCCCGTTACTTTTATTACTGGGCCAACCGGTGTATTTTACGAACAATTTGGTGTTACTTTAATTGTAGCCATCATTATATCGGCAGTAAACGCTTTAACGTTAAGTCCGGCCCTTTGTGTCCTATTTTTAAAACCACACGCTAACGAGGAAGATCTGGAAGGACAATCGGGAAAAAAGAAAACCCTATTACAACGTTTTTATATTGCTTTTAATAGAGGGTTTAACGCGATGACCAACAAATACGGTAACTCGTTAGCATTTTTATATAAACACAAATGGATTAATGTCCTTATTCTTATCGCTGCCGCTGTTGGAATTTGGTACGCCTCTTCGACCACGCCAACAGGATTTGTGCCAGACGAAGACAGAGGTTTAATTTTTGCGAACGTAGAATTACCACCAGGAGCATCTATAGACAGAACCGCCGAAGTAAACCGTGTTCTACGCCAGAAAATAAAACAGATTGAAGGCATTGAAGCCGTCACGCTAATTAATGGCCGAAGCTTAATTAGTGGTGCTGGAAACAACTATGGCTTAGGATTTATTAAACTAAAAAATTGGAGTGAACGCACTACAGAGGCTACCTCCTCGAAAGCCATTATTGGAAAATTATTTGGCATGGCGACTACCATTCCAGAGGCCAATATTATTTTCTTCTCACCTCCTAGTATTCCAGGGTTTGGAAACTCGGCTGGTATAGAGTTAAATTTATTAGATCGTTCTGGAGGTGATTTTAATGATTTAGACCGTGTTAATCGCGAATTTATTACTAAACTAAATCAGCGCCCAGAATTTCAATACGCCAATTCTTCTTTTAGCACCCAATATCCGCAATATAAATTAGACATCAATGTCCCGTTGGCAAAAGAATACGGCGTGAATATTAACAGCATTTTTAACACCATGCAAGGCTATATTGGAAGTATTTATGCGGCCGATTTTTCTCGATTTGGCAAACAGTATAGAGTTTACATTCAAGCAAAACCAGCAGACCGAGCTAATAAACAAGATTTAAATAATCTTTATGTTAAAACAGGATCTGGAGACATGGCACCTATTACGCAATTTGTAAGTTTAAAACGTGACTTTGGTCCGCAATCTGTAACACGTTTTAACTTGTTTAATTCAACCTCTATTACTGGTGCTTTAAACGCTGGATTTAGTACTGGAGATGGTATCGCCGCTGTTGAGGAGGTTGCTGCATCTTTGCCTAATAATTTTAGCGTGGCCTATTCAGGCTTAACCCGTGAAGAGCTCGCAGCTGGCGATCAAACCACCATGATTTTACTTCTTGTCATTGTATTTGTTTACTTCTTACTAGCAGCGCAGTATGAAAGCTATTTAATTCCGTTTGCTGTATTATTTTCACTACCCGTGGGCATATTTGGTGCTTTTATAATAACTAAACTCGCAGGCTTAGAAAACAACATTTATTTCCAAATAGCACTCATCATGTTAATTGGTTTATTGGCTAAAAACGCCATTCTTATTGTGGAGTTTGCCATGCAACGACGACGACAAGGAGAAAGTATTTTCGATGCTGGAGTGCATGGAGCGAAAGCACGTTTACGCCCTATTTTAATGACTTCTTTAGCGTTTATATTCGGTTTAACCCCTCTTGTTATTGCCACAGGAGTAGGATCTGAAGGTAACAGAGCTATTGGCACCGGTGCTGTTGGCGGCTTATTAGTAGGTACCGTTGTGGGTGTTTTTGTAATACCTATTCTATACATGCTCTTCCAATGGCTGCATGAAAAAATAAGTTCTAAACCTATAGTTAAAATTGAAGAAGCCTAA
- a CDS encoding type II toxin-antitoxin system RelE/ParE family toxin, translating to MDVNYEITNIAQKELDKAVCYFKLIDKEEEFLSDLILQFNLIVKMPLAFQLRYRQVRIVMLNQFNYSVHYSIHHKTIFILRIINQNQDF from the coding sequence ATGGACGTGAACTATGAAATCACCAACATAGCTCAGAAAGAATTAGATAAAGCTGTTTGTTATTTTAAGTTAATTGACAAAGAAGAAGAGTTTTTAAGTGATTTAATACTGCAGTTTAATTTAATAGTAAAGATGCCTTTAGCCTTTCAATTAAGATATAGGCAAGTTAGAATTGTGATGTTAAATCAATTTAATTATTCTGTTCATTATTCCATACACCATAAAACAATTTTTATTTTGAGAATAATCAATCAAAACCAAGATTTTTAA